Proteins from one Deinococcus actinosclerus genomic window:
- a CDS encoding peroxiredoxin produces the protein MIPGARGCTPQSCAFRDHHAELRAAGARVFGLSVQDTAYQRAAAARLHLPFALLSDAAGAVRQELGLPTFQAGGETLLRRVTLIVRDGVIEHVLYPVFPPDRSAQDVLDWLTAHPT, from the coding sequence GTGATTCCGGGGGCGCGGGGCTGCACGCCGCAGTCGTGCGCGTTCCGGGATCATCACGCGGAGCTGCGCGCGGCGGGCGCGCGGGTGTTCGGCCTGAGTGTGCAGGACACCGCGTACCAGCGGGCGGCGGCGGCGCGGCTGCACCTGCCGTTCGCGCTGCTGTCCGACGCGGCGGGCGCGGTCCGCCAGGAACTGGGGCTGCCGACCTTCCAGGCGGGCGGCGAGACGCTGCTCCGGCGCGTGACGCTGATCGTGCGCGACGGCGTGATCGAGCACGTCCTCTACCCGGTGTTCCCGCCGGACCGCAGCGCGCAGGACGTGCTGGACTGGCTGACCGCGCACCCGACATGA
- a CDS encoding acyl-CoA dehydrogenase C-terminal domain-containing protein, which yields MPTYKAPLRDIKFLMNELLGAPEQLGRMPYYAQNETADQDLLEQVLDEAARFVETELVPLNVVGDREGCVRHDDGEVTTPTGFKAAYKKYRDAGWPALDADPTYGGQGMPHLISNVLVEMMNSANVAWSMYPGLSHGAYSALHAVGSQELKDLYLPKLVSGEWTGTMCLTEPHAGTDLGIIRTKASDNGDGTYAITGTKIFISAGEHDMADNILHLVLARLDGSPQGTKGISLFLVPKYIPTADGKPGERNGVICGSLEHKMGINGNATAVLNFDGARGWLVGEINKGMNHMFIMMNAARLGTGLQGLGLGEVAYQNALTYAKDRTQMRHEPRVNPGEQADPIIVHPDVRRMLLTGKAYTEAGRALAMWLALSLDVEHHHTDETARKEAADLVALLTPIAKAFMTDNGFNIAVQSQQVYGGHGFIKEWGMEQFVRDARIGQIYEGTNGIQALDLLGRKVLMDGGKKLQKLAATLQEFAEEHEGDEHIGDYVNQLGKAAQQLGSLTMVIGQKAMQEGGADEVNAAAVDYLRYFGHVVYGYLWARMAKVAQDRIDAGQDKDGFYLSKVQTAKFYFAKLFPETKALAATIKAGNESLAVDDKAVFGWEQALVGA from the coding sequence ATGCCCACCTACAAGGCCCCCCTGCGCGACATCAAGTTCCTGATGAACGAACTTCTCGGCGCGCCCGAGCAGCTCGGCCGGATGCCCTACTACGCCCAGAACGAGACCGCCGACCAGGACCTCCTGGAACAGGTCCTCGACGAGGCCGCCCGCTTCGTGGAAACCGAACTGGTGCCCCTGAACGTCGTCGGTGACCGCGAGGGCTGCGTGCGCCACGACGACGGCGAGGTCACCACCCCCACCGGCTTCAAGGCGGCGTACAAGAAATACCGCGACGCCGGCTGGCCCGCGCTCGACGCCGACCCGACCTACGGCGGCCAGGGCATGCCCCACCTGATCAGCAACGTGCTCGTCGAGATGATGAACAGCGCCAACGTCGCCTGGAGCATGTACCCCGGCCTCTCGCACGGCGCGTACAGCGCCCTGCACGCCGTCGGCAGCCAGGAACTCAAGGACCTGTACCTGCCCAAGCTGGTGTCCGGCGAGTGGACCGGCACCATGTGCCTCACCGAACCGCACGCCGGGACCGACCTGGGCATCATCCGCACGAAGGCCAGCGACAACGGCGACGGCACCTACGCCATCACCGGCACGAAGATCTTCATCAGCGCCGGCGAGCACGACATGGCCGACAACATCCTGCACCTCGTACTGGCCCGCCTGGACGGCAGCCCCCAGGGCACCAAGGGCATTTCTCTGTTCCTCGTGCCCAAGTACATCCCCACCGCCGACGGCAAGCCCGGCGAGCGCAACGGCGTGATCTGCGGCAGCCTGGAACACAAGATGGGTATCAACGGCAACGCCACCGCCGTGCTGAACTTCGACGGCGCCCGGGGCTGGCTGGTCGGCGAGATCAACAAGGGCATGAACCACATGTTCATCATGATGAACGCCGCCCGCCTCGGCACCGGCCTGCAGGGCCTGGGCCTCGGGGAAGTCGCGTACCAGAACGCCCTGACCTACGCCAAGGACCGCACCCAGATGCGCCACGAGCCCCGCGTGAACCCGGGCGAGCAGGCCGACCCGATCATCGTGCACCCCGACGTGCGCCGCATGCTCCTGACCGGCAAGGCCTACACCGAGGCCGGACGCGCCCTGGCGATGTGGCTGGCCCTGAGCCTCGACGTGGAACACCACCACACCGACGAGACGGCCCGCAAGGAAGCCGCCGATCTGGTCGCGCTGCTCACCCCCATCGCCAAGGCCTTCATGACCGACAACGGCTTCAACATCGCCGTGCAGAGCCAGCAGGTGTACGGCGGCCACGGCTTCATCAAGGAGTGGGGCATGGAGCAGTTCGTCCGTGACGCCCGCATCGGCCAGATCTACGAAGGCACCAACGGCATCCAGGCGCTCGACCTGCTGGGCCGCAAGGTCCTGATGGACGGCGGCAAGAAACTCCAGAAGCTCGCCGCGACCCTCCAGGAATTCGCCGAGGAGCATGAGGGCGACGAGCACATCGGCGACTACGTCAACCAGCTCGGCAAGGCCGCGCAGCAGCTCGGTTCTCTCACCATGGTCATCGGCCAGAAGGCCATGCAGGAGGGCGGGGCCGACGAGGTCAACGCCGCCGCCGTGGACTACCTGCGCTACTTCGGGCACGTCGTGTACGGCTACCTGTGGGCCCGCATGGCCAAGGTCGCCCAGGACAGGATCGACGCCGGGCAGGACAAGGACGGCTTCTACCTCAGCAAGGTGCAGACCGCCAAGTTCTACTTCGCCAAGCTGTTCCCCGAGACCAAGGCCCTCGCCGCGACCATCAAGGCCGGCAACGAGAGCCTCGCCGTGGACGACAAGGCCGTCTTCGGCTGGGAACAAGCGCTCGTCGGCGCCTGA
- a CDS encoding Crp/Fnr family transcriptional regulator gives MNYPSLVWHLKRTELFADLELAELERVAASTPYRSYQPGEVIYRMDDPADALYFVRSGLVKISKLFPNGKEAILGVIGQHDTFGELLLQPEERRPTQAEALERTTLIVLPRAELQKLLATKPELAMKLIRLMAARLFEAQAWTATVSAYSAPERVASLLYRLAREFGRPHNQGVELNLKLNQEDIARMVGATRETVSHSLGKLKQEGAIVRARTPIIVRMDALKQYIEQGN, from the coding sequence ATGAACTACCCAAGCCTGGTCTGGCACCTCAAGCGAACGGAGCTCTTCGCCGACCTTGAACTTGCCGAACTGGAACGGGTGGCGGCCAGTACCCCCTACCGCTCCTATCAGCCCGGCGAGGTCATCTACCGTATGGACGACCCCGCCGACGCCCTGTACTTCGTGCGCAGCGGCCTCGTCAAGATCAGCAAACTCTTCCCGAACGGCAAGGAAGCCATCCTGGGGGTCATCGGCCAGCACGACACCTTCGGCGAACTGCTGCTGCAACCCGAGGAACGCCGCCCCACCCAGGCCGAGGCCCTGGAGCGCACCACCCTGATCGTCCTGCCCCGCGCGGAACTCCAGAAACTCCTAGCCACCAAGCCCGAACTGGCCATGAAGCTCATCCGCCTGATGGCCGCCCGGCTGTTCGAGGCGCAGGCCTGGACGGCCACGGTCAGCGCCTACAGCGCCCCGGAGCGTGTCGCCAGCCTGCTCTACCGCCTCGCGCGGGAATTCGGCCGCCCGCACAACCAGGGCGTCGAACTGAACCTGAAACTGAACCAGGAAGACATCGCCCGCATGGTCGGCGCCACCCGCGAGACCGTCAGCCACAGCCTGGGCAAACTGAAGCAGGAGGGTGCGATCGTCCGCGCCCGCACCCCCATCATCGTGCGCATGGACGCCCTGAAGCAGTACATCGAACAGGGCAACTGA
- a CDS encoding GNAT family N-acetyltransferase, which produces MTRTPLIRAATPADAPGIAAVHVQSWRDTYAGLLPDGFLARMTSPETQAQREGFWQGNIGAGQDVVLVAEDAGEIVAFASAGAARDHPGFDAELFTLYSLKAAQGAGTGRELLRRAAQALHARGAGSLALWVLDTNPTRHWYARQGAHECGEKQDGALRELRMGWSDLGVLVGTPT; this is translated from the coding sequence GTGACCCGCACCCCCCTGATCCGCGCCGCCACGCCCGCCGACGCCCCCGGCATTGCCGCCGTGCACGTCCAGAGCTGGCGTGATACCTACGCCGGGCTGCTGCCCGACGGGTTCCTGGCGCGCATGACCAGCCCCGAGACGCAGGCGCAGCGTGAAGGGTTCTGGCAGGGCAACATCGGGGCCGGGCAGGACGTGGTGCTCGTCGCCGAGGACGCCGGGGAGATCGTGGCCTTCGCGTCGGCCGGGGCGGCGCGCGACCATCCGGGCTTCGACGCGGAACTCTTCACCCTGTACAGCCTGAAAGCCGCGCAGGGCGCAGGCACCGGCCGTGAGCTGCTGCGGCGGGCGGCCCAGGCCCTGCACGCACGCGGTGCGGGCAGCCTCGCCCTGTGGGTGCTCGACACCAACCCCACCCGCCACTGGTACGCCCGCCAGGGCGCCCACGAGTGCGGCGAGAAGCAGGACGGCGCCCTGCGCGAGCTCCGCATGGGCTGGTCAGACCTCGGCGTCCTCGTGGGCACGCCCACGTGA
- a CDS encoding tRNA-binding protein translates to MATDLKPTVSPAQTLDLLDIRLGRVLKAEPAPGTPKPAYRLTVDFGKFGTRVSVGRFTGHTPQELIGAQVLGVLNFEPRPVGDSVSEVLILGVQLPGAPSGDATPLVPLHAAKLGSKVF, encoded by the coding sequence ATGGCGACCGACCTCAAACCCACCGTCAGCCCGGCCCAGACCCTCGACCTGCTCGACATCCGCCTCGGCCGCGTCCTGAAGGCCGAACCCGCGCCCGGCACCCCCAAACCCGCCTACCGCCTGACGGTCGACTTCGGGAAGTTCGGCACGCGCGTCAGCGTGGGGCGCTTCACCGGGCACACCCCGCAGGAACTGATCGGCGCGCAGGTGCTGGGTGTCCTGAATTTCGAGCCCCGCCCCGTCGGGGACAGCGTGTCCGAGGTGCTGATCCTGGGCGTGCAGCTGCCCGGTGCACCCAGCGGCGACGCCACCCCCCTGGTCCCGCTGCACGCGGCGAAACTGGGCAGCAAGGTCTTCTGA